TACATCAACATACGAACATTTGGCTAAGATCTCAGCTTCAGTATCATCAGAAGAAGATTTCGATAAACAAGCCACAGCAGAAAGAAATTCAGAACAAAGATAAGTTTGAAAACAATACGTTTCAAGATGAAATAGTTAACGTAGCAAACTATTTTATTGATATCACACTTCACAATTGATACAAAACCAAAAAATGGAAAACCTTCGGGTTTTCCATTTTTTTATATCAAGATTCCATCACAGTGGTCAATCTCATGTTGAATGATCTGGGCTATAAAGTCACTGAACTCTTGAATATGTTCATGAAAGTCAGTATCCAGATATTTAACCGTAATTTCTTTAAAGCGAGTAGTTTGCCTTTGACCTTCTAAAGATAAACAACCTTCAAAAGTAACGTAAGAATTCTTCTTACTTATAATAGTAGGATTAATCATCACTACTGCCATCATACCCAAAGAAAAGATAATTATTTTTTTATTTTGACCAATCATATTAGCCGCCATACCAACACAGTTTTTAGAATTGGCCTTCAAAGTATCTTGTAAGTCTTGAACAATTGGTAAATCATTTTTAGTTGCCAGTTGGGCTTTTTGTTTTAGAAAGTTTTGGTCATGATTGATAGGTCGTATCATAAGTTATCCCTCGATGTAGTTGAATTAAGTACTGTGAATATATTGTACACTATATGAGACTCAGACCAAGCTCAGACCAAGCTCAGACCAAGCCCAGACCAAGCCCAGACCAAGCTCAGACCAAGCTCAGACCAAGCCCAGACCAAGCCCAGACCAAGCTCAGACCAAGCTCAGACCAAGCCCAGACCAAGCCCAGACCAAGCTCAGACCAAGTCTAATGCGATGATAAATAAGCTTGTGATTTTTAAAATATTAGTGCTTTTGATAAGGATAAACTAGATATACATAGTATTTAAAAATTAAAATGCTATGTAGACAAGGCATATCTTAATGAAAGTATTAACTTGCATATTTTACTGATGCGTAACAGAATATTATTAAGATATTCATTAATTCCCAAGGAGAATGATTTATGTCAAATGAAATTAACAAGGATTTACTTGAGGAAATTAAAAATGGAATTGAATCAGATAGAATAGAATTTAAAGAAGCCCAAGGAAAAGACGGGATGGGTAGTATACCTAAAAGTGTTTATGAGACAGTTTGCTCATTTTCCAATTCCTATGGGGGTAATATATATTTAGGAGTTGGAGATAATGGGGAGATTTTAGGTATAGAAAAGAAAAGATTGAATCAGATGAAAAAAGATTTTGTTACGTCTATCCAATCTTCTAATAAAATAAATCCTCCGTTGTATTTGAGCGTTAATGAATTAAAAATACAAAATAAATATATTTTGCATATATATGTTCCTGATAGTTCACAAGTTCATAGATTGAATCAAAGAGTGATTTTTGATAGGAATGAGGATGCTGATATCGGTGTGACTAATAATACAAATCTTGTTCAGAAAATTTATAATAGAAAACAATCTGATTATACCGAAAATAAGATCTATCCATTTATAGAAACTTCAGATTTCAATAGTGATCTAATAGATAAAGTAAGGGAAAATTTGGTAAATAACACTACCAGAGAGAATATTCTTGAACATAAGAGTGATTTTGAAGTTCTAAAAAGTCTATCTATGTATAAGAAAGATTATACAACAGGGAAAAGTGGCTTTACAGCAGCTAGTGTTCTTTTATTTGGTAGTGATGAATTAATAAAATCTATTTTTCCGTATTTCTATATTGATGTCCTAGTTAGAGTGAAAAACGTTGAAAGGTATGATGACAGATTAAGAATTCAAACTAACCTAATAGATAGTTATAGTAAAGTTATGGAATTCTTTTCAAAATATATAAGTGAACCCTTTTATTTGGAGGATGATATAAGGATTAATTTACGTGAAATACTTTTGAGAGAGGTATTAGTAAATTTATTGGTTCATAGGGAGTATTCAAACCCATTTGTTTCAACAATAGAAATAAGAAATAATGAAATTATTTTATATAATGCTAATAAACCTGTGCATCCTGGAATGATTATAAGCGGTGATATCCTCCCTTTTTCAAAAAATCCCAATATTGCTAGAGTATTTCATGTATTAGGTTTAGTCGATGAAATAGGTTCAGGATTAAAAAAAGTTTTTAAATATGCTCCCATCTTATTTGGTTCAATTCCGATTATTGAAAATAAAGAGTTTTTCAAGGTCATAATGCCAATTACTTCAAAAGGATTAAGTAATCTAAGCATCTCAAAAGAATATAATGGAAGTACTAATAATATTGATGAATTTGATCTGAATAGTGAGGAAACTGAAATACTCAAAGTACTAACCCGTCCTATGAGTGCTAGGGAATTAGTGAAATTTAGTAGAAGACCAAGTACAGATAGTTTTCGTAGAAATGTTCTTCTGCCATTATTAAACAAAAATTTAATTGAGCGAACGATTCCAAATAAACCAAGCAGTCCTAAACAGAAATATAGAAGGAAGGAATAAAAATGAATCTACTATTTGCCATTGATGACCGCGTCGTCGATCAACTCTTGACCACCTTGTATTCCATCAAATGCAACACAACTGCCAAGAGCTTCTCCGTCTATGTGATCCAAGATAAGAAATTGACCCACACCCAACGGATAATTAATTTTTGTAAGAAACTCAAAATGACCTATCACGCAATCATTGTTTCCAATACTCATTTTGATAAAGCTCCAGTGACTGACCGCTATCCTAAAACTATTTATTATCGCTTATTAGCCTACGAATACCTGCCTAAAAACCTCCAGCGCGTTCTTTATTTAGATACTGATGTTTTAGTGATTAACGATTTGAAACACCTCTACAACATGGATTTTGACGGCTACTGGTACGCTGCCGCCAGTCACGTAGCACTAGATGTGACCGACTCCCTTAACAAAATCCGTTTAGGAAATTATGATACCAACGGCTACTTCAATTCAGGAGTTATCTTGATGAACCTGCCAGCTGAAAGAGAATATGTCAAAGCAGAAGATATTTATGGTTATATCAGAATCAAGAATCTAGCACTCTTCTTGCCAGATCAGGATATTTTAAATGGATTGTACGGGCAACACATTAAGAAGATACCAGACGAAGTCTACAACTACGATGCCCGAATGAATCCACTATATTATGCGAAAAGCAATGGGCAGTGGGATATTGATTGGGTGATTGACCACACCGCCATTCTCCATTTCTGTGGAAGAGACAAGCCTTGGAAGGCCGACTATAAAGAGAGATACTCGGGATTATATAAACACTATGCTCACCTTGCTAAAAATCTTCATTAATTTGTTTAAAAGGGGTCTTCAAAATCACTGCGTGTGATTTTTGAGACCCTTTTTGTTATGGAAACCACAATTCAGTCCGGAATAAAAAACTCGATTGGGCTCAGATGTGAAATTATTCTTAGCAATTTATTGCTTAAAATAAGGCCGAGCTTGGAAATGCCGCGTACTTTGCGGTAGTTTCAAGTCGTGCCCACATCGTTCCAGCCCATATCGAGTTTTTTGTGGAGGACGGCATATTTAACTATCAAGCACATAGAGCAAAGTTTATCAAATGCATATTAAAGTAATATCACATTGATATAAAAGTGATATAATAAAACCATGGCAGATAAAATGATTGCATTAAGACTAGACAAAGATTTGTACGACCGAATTGCAGAAGATGCGGCACGTGAAAATCGCAGCGTCAACAATTATATTGTCACCAAGTTGAGCGAAGCTGTACCGACAAATAACCTCGAGCAGCGCCAAATTGTAGGATCTATCGTCAGAGGGGATAAGATCAATATGGCAAACGACTTGATCGAAGTTAAGGGTATTTACTATCGCTATGACCTTTTGGCAAATGATTCCGTTGATACAAAAGTGAATTATCAGGTTATTAAGGCTAATGGCAATATCTTGACGATTCAGAAATTAAAATAAGAAAAGTAGGCGGGGAATATTGTTTGGATTTAAAGTAGTACGACAAAATCATGTGGGATTGATTGAAACTTTAGGGAAGTATCGACGTGAAGTAGACGCTGGATTGAGCTTTTACGTTCCGATGTTCCAAAAAGTTAGAATAGTTGATTTAGCAATGATTCCATTGTCATTGAAAGGATATTCGGTCATTACCAAGGATAATGCTGAAGTTCAAACAAACGTTACTTTAAATTACCACGTCACTGACGCCAGAAAGTTCGAATACGAGAATAGTAATTCCGTTGAATCAATGGTGCAATTGGTACGTGGACACTTACATGATATTATCGGTAAAATTGACTTGAACGAAGCATTAGGTTCAACTTCAAAGATCAATGCAGATTTGGCAAACGCTATTGGGGATTTAACTAATACTTATGGAATCAAAGTCGATCGAGTTAATATTGATGAACTGAAACCATCAGCCTCAATCACCGAATCAATGGAAAAACAAATTAGAGCTGATCGTGAAAAGACTGCCGCAATTGCCAAAGCTAACGGTGAAGCTAGAAGTATTGAGATTGAAACTAAAGCTAGAAACGATGCCACTGTTTCAACTGCTAAAGCTCAGGCTGAAGCAACGATTGCTCGAGCTGACGCCAAGGCTTATGAAATCAAGAAGTTAAATGATATGTTAGCCTCAGCTGACAGTAAATACTTCACAGATCAACAGATTCAAGCCTTCGCCGATTTGGCTAATTCGGCTGCTAATACTGTTGTGATGAGCAAAGAAGATATTGGTAAGTATTCTGAGATACCAGTTACAGCACAAGTTATGAATCAAATAAGTAATAAATAAAAAACATTATTAAAAATAACGAAAATTAAATTATGTAAAATGTTGATAATTTCCTTGTTAGGAATTAATATATAACTATAAGATCAAGTCTAGGTAGCCCACGGGCCCTAGGCTATTTTTTTTCGGAGGGTTATCTCGCTATGAATGAAGGCAAAGCTTTTAAATCTTATAGACAGCAGATAAAAATATTGAGAAATCGTGGAATGTATATTCCGTTTGGAAATGATGCTTCCAAAGTAATTAAAGTTCTTGAACGAGAGAATTATTATAATGTCATAAATGGGTATAAGGATATTTTTTTAGAACGTGATCAAGTATCGATGAGAATTATTAAACCAGAGGTATTTAAAAAGGGAACAACCTTTGATCAAGTGTCATCGTTATATTATTTTGACCGTGAATTACGTAATCTTTGTCTTAAGTACATGTTAAAAATCGAAAGTTCTTTAAAATCAATAATTTCATATCGTTTTAGTGAAAAGTTTAAAGGGCAGATGAATCCATATTTTAATCTTAATAATTACAATACTGATTCGAAAATGACATTAAGAGTTGCAAAGAATATTGCTACATTGTCTAATACGATTTCTTATAAGAGTAAAGATGAATCGATAAATCATTATTTAAGGGAGTATGGAACCGTTCCTCTTTGGGTATTGATGAATGTATTAACCTTGGGAAATGTTAATTATTTTTATACTTGTCTTGATGACGGATTAAAAAATAGCATAGCACGTGATTTTAGTAAGTATTTTAATTCCGATGGATTAAAGAAGGAAAAAGTTAATATTCATTTAAAAATACAAGATATAGAAGGTATACTTAAAATCACTAATGATTTCAGAAACGTTTGTGCACATGAGGAAATACTATATAATCATATTTTAAAAAAGAGACCACAATTAAGAACTGTAGAGCAATATCTTGGTATAAATTTATCACAAAGAGAGTCAAATCTTTATGTTTTATTAACGATGATGAGGTTTTATTTAAGTAAAGAGGATTGTAAAGACCTACTTAAAAATATTGAAGTGATATTTAAAAAATTTAACAAAAGGATACGTACAGAGTCTGTAAATTTTAATATGGTATTAATGATAATGGGGTTTGATAGGGACAATCCGATTTTATTCGGAACTGATTTAATGTTTAATTAATAAGCAAGTAATTTAAGGGGAATATCGGATGACTTGCATAATATATTTTAGTGGGAATCATAATTCATAGAATTATGATTTTTTTTTAGATATGCTCGAAGAAAATACTAAATTATGAGAAAATAAAATCCTTGACTATATGTCTATATCGACATATACTGTTAATTGTCGATAACGACATAAGGAGATGCTTAATTATGACAAAAACATTTAAAACTTTAGAAGACTTTTTAGGAACACACTTTATTTATACATATGACAACGGTTGGGAATACGAATGGTACGCTAAAAACGACCACACCGTTGACTACCGAATTCACGGCGGCATGGTTGGTGGCCGTTGGGTAACCGATCAAGAAGCTAACATCGTTATGTTAACAGAGGGTATCTACAAGATTTCTTGGACAGAACCAACTGGAACAGACGTTGCACTTGATTTCATGCCTAACGAAAAGAAACTTCACGGAACAATCTTCTTCCCAAAGTGGGTTGAGGAACATCCAGAAATAACTGTCACATATCAAAATGAGCATATTGATTTAATGGAAGAGTCACGTGAAAAATACGAAACTTATCCAAAACTAGTTGTTCCAGAATTTGCCAACATCACTTACATGGGCGACGCTGGTCAAAATAACGAAGATGTTATTAGTGAAGCACCATACAAAGAAATGCCTGATGATATCAGAAATGGTAAATATTTCGACGAAAACTACAAACGAATCAATAAATAGTATTAAAATGGTATACGAATGTTTCGTATATCATTTTTTTTTGGAGGAATTTATGCCTAAAAGACGGATACTGCCATACGTTTTGCTTGGATTGATCAATAATAAGGGTGAATTGTCAGGATATCAGATCAGTCAGGAATTTAAAAACGAAGTCGGGGATTTTTGGCACGCCTCACATAGCCAAATCTATCCCGAACTAGCGCGGATGAAAGATGATGGTTGGGTCAAAGATAAGGACGATGGAAAATCGACTTACTATTTGATTACCGACCTTGGTCATCAAGTTTTGCGAAGCTGGATGGAAGAGCCATTGCAGGATAATGAAGAATTGTTTTCGTTGAAACTGTATTTTGTACGTGATGGGAATGACCCACTACTAAAAATTTTGTTAAAGCAGGAGTTACAACTTAATCAGGAAAAGTATGCTCATTTGCAGGATCGCTTGCAAGAGGTCTTTTATAATGAGACAGAAATCAAAAATAATTTTGGACACTATTTGATTTTGACTCGAGCTATCGAACGAGAAAAGAATCATATTGAATGGTTGAAAAATAAGTTATAAAAGTGGTTTAAAAAGATACTGACGGTAATCAAGAAATTGATTGTTGTCAGTATTTTTTATTAATAGGCTAATTAACTAAATATAATAGGAAGAAACGTGACTAGTAATATTGGTTAATTTAGTGCAATGACTTTTTACAGTACTTTATGCATGTAACTTGTAGTGCCTCATGTATTTTTATAGTGCTTTGATTTTTGCTATTTTATAAGGTGATAGAGTTATGGGAGGATAGTGCTTTGGAAAAGGAAAATATTCAATATGATTTACTACATCCAACTTATCAAACGATTTACGATTTGGTAGGTGAAGAGGGATTAATGAAGTTTTATCATGAGTTTCGCGGGACCCAAGTATCCTCACCAATGAAACTTTATGATAATAAGAAATTGGGAAAATATTTGGGGACTCTTAATGGTAAGTCAGCCAATGCTAAAAAATTATCACAAGATTATGGATTTTCACAACGTTGGATTAGAAAAGCCATCTCAAAGGGAACAGATAATAAGTAATGATAAATATTTCTAGTTTTGTCTACCGAATGTATATAGGATTTTTTGGTCAAAAAGTTAAAATGAAATTCAACATAATTATAGTTAATTGATTTTAAATAGGAGTAAACGTTACCAAAAGATTAAATATTTTAAGATTCATTGTGGCAAATAAAAATATGGTCTATACTTTTTTATACATTAAAGTGCTTCATAATTGTTAGACAAGAAATCTAACAGTTATGGAGCGCTTTTTATATGGTTAAATACAGTTCAAAATTAAAGGCAGAGGTTGTTGGTGAATACCTCCAAGGTAGAACCAGCATGCAAAGTCTCTCAGAGAAACATAATTTACCTAAACGGCAAGTCAGTTTCTGGATTCAAAAATATCGCTTAAGCGGCGTAGACTCGCTTAAGCGAAAAAAAACTAAACGGAGCTTTTCAGCTGAATTTAAAATTGATGTGATAAACTACTATCAAACTCATGATGAAACTTTAGCTGAAGTATCCGCCAGATTTGATGTTAACAAGTGTCAGATTAGTTCCTGGAGAACGGCATTCAATAAACATGGCATAGAAGCCTTGAAGTCTCATCCGAAAGGCAGAAAATCCAAAGTGAAAAATGATAAAAAGAAATTACGTCATTTAATAAACAAGAATGAATTAGATCAACTTCGCGAGGAACTCGCAAAGAAGAATCAAGAATTATATGACACAAAGTTGGAGAATGATATTTTAAAAAAATCAATGACCCTGTTCGGAACTTCAAAGGACGCAAAAAAACACAAATAGTTGATCAGATCAGGGTAGAACAAGAGTCTCTTCCAAAAGCAGAACGGTATAAGATAGGCGATATTCTTAAGGCCATTGGACTTAAAAAGGCCACTTACCATGATGAGCGTAAACATATCAAAAATCATGTAGATAAGTACAAAGATATAAAAACTGAAATATTAAAAATTACTGAAAGTGGAAAATGTCGTGGACGCCTAACCTACGGTTATCGTCGCGTACAAGAAGGATTAATTAAACTAGATATTCACATAGCAGATGCCGTAGCTCGTCGCTTGATGAATGAGTTAAATGTTCAAGTAAATCTTTATAATCGTCATAAAAATGGAAAGTATTCCTCATATAAAGGAACTGTTGGAAAGGTCGCACACAACATTTTACATCAACAGTTTAATGAAACTGAGCCCTTTAAAGTCCTGCATACAGATGTCACACAAGTTCGTTTAAGGGATAACGAATG
This sequence is a window from Companilactobacillus alimentarius DSM 20249. Protein-coding genes within it:
- a CDS encoding peptide deformylase — its product is MIRPINHDQNFLKQKAQLATKNDLPIVQDLQDTLKANSKNCVGMAANMIGQNKKIIIFSLGMMAVVMINPTIISKKNSYVTFEGCLSLEGQRQTTRFKEITVKYLDTDFHEHIQEFSDFIAQIIQHEIDHCDGILI
- a CDS encoding RNA-binding domain-containing protein, coding for MSNEINKDLLEEIKNGIESDRIEFKEAQGKDGMGSIPKSVYETVCSFSNSYGGNIYLGVGDNGEILGIEKKRLNQMKKDFVTSIQSSNKINPPLYLSVNELKIQNKYILHIYVPDSSQVHRLNQRVIFDRNEDADIGVTNNTNLVQKIYNRKQSDYTENKIYPFIETSDFNSDLIDKVRENLVNNTTRENILEHKSDFEVLKSLSMYKKDYTTGKSGFTAASVLLFGSDELIKSIFPYFYIDVLVRVKNVERYDDRLRIQTNLIDSYSKVMEFFSKYISEPFYLEDDIRINLREILLREVLVNLLVHREYSNPFVSTIEIRNNEIILYNANKPVHPGMIISGDILPFSKNPNIARVFHVLGLVDEIGSGLKKVFKYAPILFGSIPIIENKEFFKVIMPITSKGLSNLSISKEYNGSTNNIDEFDLNSEETEILKVLTRPMSARELVKFSRRPSTDSFRRNVLLPLLNKNLIERTIPNKPSSPKQKYRRKE
- a CDS encoding glycosyltransferase family 8 protein, whose translation is MNLLFAIDDRVVDQLLTTLYSIKCNTTAKSFSVYVIQDKKLTHTQRIINFCKKLKMTYHAIIVSNTHFDKAPVTDRYPKTIYYRLLAYEYLPKNLQRVLYLDTDVLVINDLKHLYNMDFDGYWYAAASHVALDVTDSLNKIRLGNYDTNGYFNSGVILMNLPAEREYVKAEDIYGYIRIKNLALFLPDQDILNGLYGQHIKKIPDEVYNYDARMNPLYYAKSNGQWDIDWVIDHTAILHFCGRDKPWKADYKERYSGLYKHYAHLAKNLH
- a CDS encoding SPFH domain-containing protein, with the protein product MLFGFKVVRQNHVGLIETLGKYRREVDAGLSFYVPMFQKVRIVDLAMIPLSLKGYSVITKDNAEVQTNVTLNYHVTDARKFEYENSNSVESMVQLVRGHLHDIIGKIDLNEALGSTSKINADLANAIGDLTNTYGIKVDRVNIDELKPSASITESMEKQIRADREKTAAIAKANGEARSIEIETKARNDATVSTAKAQAEATIARADAKAYEIKKLNDMLASADSKYFTDQQIQAFADLANSAANTVVMSKEDIGKYSEIPVTAQVMNQISNK
- a CDS encoding Abi family protein, translating into MNEGKAFKSYRQQIKILRNRGMYIPFGNDASKVIKVLERENYYNVINGYKDIFLERDQVSMRIIKPEVFKKGTTFDQVSSLYYFDRELRNLCLKYMLKIESSLKSIISYRFSEKFKGQMNPYFNLNNYNTDSKMTLRVAKNIATLSNTISYKSKDESINHYLREYGTVPLWVLMNVLTLGNVNYFYTCLDDGLKNSIARDFSKYFNSDGLKKEKVNIHLKIQDIEGILKITNDFRNVCAHEEILYNHILKKRPQLRTVEQYLGINLSQRESNLYVLLTMMRFYLSKEDCKDLLKNIEVIFKKFNKRIRTESVNFNMVLMIMGFDRDNPILFGTDLMFN
- a CDS encoding phenolic acid decarboxylase, translating into MTKTFKTLEDFLGTHFIYTYDNGWEYEWYAKNDHTVDYRIHGGMVGGRWVTDQEANIVMLTEGIYKISWTEPTGTDVALDFMPNEKKLHGTIFFPKWVEEHPEITVTYQNEHIDLMEESREKYETYPKLVVPEFANITYMGDAGQNNEDVISEAPYKEMPDDIRNGKYFDENYKRINK
- a CDS encoding PadR family transcriptional regulator, which codes for MPKRRILPYVLLGLINNKGELSGYQISQEFKNEVGDFWHASHSQIYPELARMKDDGWVKDKDDGKSTYYLITDLGHQVLRSWMEEPLQDNEELFSLKLYFVRDGNDPLLKILLKQELQLNQEKYAHLQDRLQEVFYNETEIKNNFGHYLILTRAIEREKNHIEWLKNKL
- a CDS encoding helix-turn-helix domain-containing protein produces the protein MVKYSSKLKAEVVGEYLQGRTSMQSLSEKHNLPKRQVSFWIQKYRLSGVDSLKRKKTKRSFSAEFKIDVINYYQTHDETLAEVSARFDVNKCQISSWRTAFNKHGIEALKSHPKGRKSKVKNDKKKLRHLINKNELDQLREELAKKNQELYDTKLENDILKKSMTLFGTSKDAKKHK
- a CDS encoding IS3 family transposase yields the protein MRVEQESLPKAERYKIGDILKAIGLKKATYHDERKHIKNHVDKYKDIKTEILKITESGKCRGRLTYGYRRVQEGLIKLDIHIADAVARRLMNELNVQVNLYNRHKNGKYSSYKGTVGKVAHNILHQQFNETEPFKVLHTDVTQVRLRDNEWAYVSAITDEASKEVLAFQVSNSPNSKLIMDTLNELTTVIPKGSNPVIHSDQGWHYQLNYYTDRLSEDGFIQSMSRKGNCLDNAPIESFFHLFKTECLNGFPPCKDMKEFRKLSKEYIDWFNNRRISRKTKGMTPREYREHALSA